A window from Candidatus Krumholzibacteriota bacterium encodes these proteins:
- the asnS gene encoding asparagine--tRNA ligase, which produces MQPAEISGISGFVGKSVQLSGWVYNIRSSGKIIFIQMRDGTGIIQCVIEKSSVGDEIFEAGSSLTQESSLEITGSVKEDKRAPGGYELDVTDLKVIHIADGYPITPKSHGMSFLMDNRHLWLRSSRQNAILKIRAGVIRYIREFYDNRGFICCDTPIFTPNACEGTTTLFGTDYFGDRAYLTQSGQLYNEATAAAFRKVYCFGPTFRAEKSKTRRHLTEFWMVEPEVAFARLDDIMKLAEDFVVEVVGRTVDTYRDLLEDVLERDTGMLESVKPPFPRISYTDAAAKLKEKGVDFEFGGDFGGNDETVLSEEFDRPFFVHRFPAAIKAFYMEPDPDDNKLSLSVDLLAPEGYGEIIGGGERASDLEYLEKKIEEEQLPRKAFEWYLDLRRYGAFPHSGFGLGLERLLAYICGIKHVRETIAFPRLINRLSP; this is translated from the coding sequence ATGCAGCCAGCCGAAATTTCCGGTATAAGTGGTTTTGTGGGGAAGAGTGTACAGTTGTCAGGCTGGGTGTATAATATACGTTCCAGCGGAAAGATAATTTTTATTCAGATGAGAGACGGCACAGGTATTATACAGTGTGTCATAGAGAAATCATCGGTAGGAGATGAAATTTTTGAAGCGGGCTCATCCCTCACACAGGAATCATCTCTCGAGATTACCGGATCAGTTAAAGAGGACAAGCGCGCCCCGGGCGGTTATGAACTCGACGTCACTGATTTGAAGGTGATTCATATCGCGGATGGTTATCCGATCACCCCTAAATCGCATGGGATGTCCTTTCTTATGGACAACAGACACCTCTGGCTGCGCAGCTCCAGACAGAACGCTATCTTGAAGATAAGAGCCGGAGTTATACGTTACATAAGGGAATTCTACGACAACAGGGGGTTTATATGTTGTGATACTCCCATCTTTACGCCGAACGCCTGTGAAGGCACGACAACACTTTTCGGGACGGATTATTTCGGGGATAGAGCGTATCTTACTCAGAGCGGTCAGCTCTACAATGAAGCCACCGCTGCGGCTTTCAGAAAAGTATATTGCTTCGGTCCTACTTTCAGAGCTGAAAAATCGAAGACACGGCGGCATCTTACCGAATTCTGGATGGTGGAGCCGGAGGTTGCTTTCGCCCGTCTCGATGATATAATGAAGCTCGCGGAGGACTTTGTTGTCGAGGTTGTAGGAAGAACTGTTGATACATACAGGGACCTGCTGGAGGATGTTCTCGAGAGGGATACAGGTATGCTGGAAAGCGTCAAGCCTCCTTTCCCCAGGATATCTTATACAGACGCTGCTGCTAAATTAAAGGAGAAGGGTGTCGATTTTGAATTCGGAGGAGACTTCGGCGGGAATGATGAAACCGTACTGAGCGAGGAATTTGACAGACCATTCTTCGTGCATAGATTCCCCGCCGCCATCAAGGCTTTCTACATGGAACCGGATCCGGATGACAATAAGTTAAGTCTGTCGGTGGACCTTCTGGCTCCCGAAGGGTACGGGGAAATCATAGGCGGCGGCGAGAGGGCTTCCGATCTGGAATATCTCGAGAAGAAGATAGAAGAAGAGCAGCTGCCTCGAAAAGCGTTTGAATGGTATCTGGATCTGAGAAGGTACGGGGCTTTTCCGCATTCCGGCTTCGGGCTGGGTCTGGAGCGTCTCCTCGCTTATATCTGCGGGATAAAGCACGTAAGAGAAACGATTGCCTTCCCGAGACTGATAAACAGGCTGAGTCCTTAA
- a CDS encoding DUF1722 domain-containing protein, whose protein sequence is MRIWDINPGYLNRQSLLGEHRELHAVVSIVRNNKKGYSKHPETLRWIGYGWALKQRHKLIVAEMNLRGYVDRSPVNLRSKKNQWPAVFIDSPASQLSILSKKYELLEPGRIPLPENAQQLWAQHKYSVMARDIETYKRIGKWLASKHDLKNIDDISLELTTLLKTPPNPKLIHNAALHMWDYVSEYSSTAKNKIDSIPTKKLLNKIQRLALSNNSRYLIDSTALSELRAWSD, encoded by the coding sequence ATGAGAATTTGGGACATTAATCCAGGTTATTTGAATCGGCAAAGCCTGTTAGGTGAACATCGGGAATTACATGCAGTAGTATCGATTGTTCGTAATAATAAGAAGGGATACTCAAAGCACCCCGAAACTCTTCGCTGGATTGGCTATGGATGGGCGCTCAAGCAACGCCATAAATTGATCGTCGCTGAGATGAATCTTAGAGGCTACGTTGATAGGTCGCCCGTGAATTTAAGATCAAAAAAAAATCAATGGCCAGCCGTGTTCATTGATTCCCCGGCTTCTCAGTTATCTATTCTGTCTAAAAAATATGAACTGCTTGAACCCGGGAGAATACCCTTACCTGAAAACGCACAACAATTATGGGCGCAACATAAATATTCAGTAATGGCGAGAGATATCGAAACGTATAAAAGGATCGGAAAATGGTTAGCATCAAAGCATGATCTGAAAAACATCGATGATATCTCCCTGGAATTAACAACATTATTAAAAACACCGCCAAATCCAAAACTTATTCATAACGCGGCGCTGCACATGTGGGACTATGTTTCTGAATATTCATCGACAGCAAAAAATAAGATTGACTCCATTCCAACTAAGAAATTGTTAAATAAAATTCAACGTCTGGCCTTATCGAATAATTCACGTTATTTGATAGATTCGACAGCATTGAGCGAACTACGCGCATGGAGCGACTAA
- a CDS encoding CGGC domain-containing protein yields the protein MKKIGIIICDRYHNCAGGKCLRSLRNREGAFALYKNEEVELAGYTTCGGCPGGNIEYAPAEMKKNGADVIHLATGLVVGYPPCPRLNFFTEFIPAHFDLDVVVGTHPIPQSYYITHGKLGTWKSDRWQELIKHVLTDEQMRKAYV from the coding sequence ATGAAGAAAATCGGAATAATTATCTGTGACCGTTATCATAACTGCGCGGGAGGGAAATGTCTTCGATCCCTGCGGAACCGTGAGGGGGCATTCGCCCTGTATAAGAATGAGGAAGTTGAATTAGCCGGCTATACCACCTGCGGAGGTTGTCCCGGAGGAAATATAGAGTACGCTCCGGCGGAGATGAAAAAGAACGGGGCAGATGTAATTCATCTTGCAACCGGATTGGTGGTTGGATATCCGCCCTGCCCGCGGCTGAACTTTTTTACTGAATTTATTCCCGCCCATTTTGATCTGGACGTGGTTGTCGGCACTCATCCGATTCCTCAGAGCTATTACATTACCCACGGTAAGCTGGGTACCTGGAAATCTGATAGATGGCAGGAACTTATCAAGCATGTCCTGACGGATGAGCAGATGCGTAAGGCGTATGTCTAG
- the pnp gene encoding polyribonucleotide nucleotidyltransferase codes for MIRKNITIEDRELFFETGRIAKQADGSVLLGESDTTVLVTAVASKGKETDKDFFPLFVEYREKFYAAGKIPGGFFKREGKPGDHETVSCRLIDRPIRPLFPDNFNYEVQVACSVLSADQKHQADVLGIIGASLALNMSEIPFETILSGVRVGIGDDGYIINPTFEEVENGNMDIIVAGSDDAILMVEGGTNEISEDKILEILDFAHSWIRKLNAFQREFLEDCDIPEKRKVLEPERDAELVEKLRDEYTEEIRERSNISGKLNRERSLSRLCLEAVEKYSEEYPEAEKEITEILHEIEREIVRDLILNERVRTDGRKLDDIRDITCEVGVMPQTHGSALFTRGETQSLVAVTLGTSQDQQRVDAMRGESWKRFLLHYNFPPYSVGEVGFFRGPGRREIGHGLLAERSLTPVIPSEEDFPYTIRVVSDIMESNGSSSMATVCGGTLALMDAGVPMKKPLAGVAMGLVMEGDNYAILTDILGLEDHLGDMDFKVVGSKDGITAFQMDTKISGVSREVMAEALEQARKARVSILDKMLEVIPEPRADISPKAPKIVQIQIPVDKIREIIGPGGKVIRHIQEESGAKVDIDDDGTVQIAAVDKESGDKALEMVERIIEEPELNKVYKGVVKSVVKFGAFVEVLPGKDGLLHISEIANERIGKVEDVLNVGDELDVKIIGIDDQGKIRLSRKVLL; via the coding sequence CAAGGAAACAGATAAAGATTTTTTCCCTCTTTTCGTCGAATACAGAGAAAAATTCTACGCGGCGGGGAAGATTCCCGGAGGATTCTTCAAGCGTGAAGGGAAGCCCGGAGATCATGAAACGGTCAGCTGCAGACTTATTGACAGACCGATACGGCCTCTTTTCCCCGACAATTTTAATTATGAAGTGCAGGTTGCCTGCAGCGTGTTGAGCGCGGACCAGAAACACCAGGCCGACGTTCTGGGTATAATAGGGGCTTCTCTTGCTCTTAATATGTCTGAGATTCCGTTTGAGACCATACTGAGCGGAGTTCGAGTTGGTATTGGTGATGACGGTTATATAATAAATCCCACCTTTGAAGAAGTTGAAAATGGGAATATGGATATAATAGTCGCCGGATCAGATGACGCGATTCTGATGGTTGAGGGGGGAACAAACGAGATTTCAGAGGATAAGATACTGGAGATTCTCGATTTTGCTCACAGCTGGATCAGAAAACTAAACGCGTTTCAACGGGAGTTTCTTGAAGATTGTGATATTCCAGAGAAGAGAAAGGTCCTCGAACCTGAGCGTGACGCCGAACTCGTTGAGAAATTAAGAGATGAATATACTGAGGAGATTCGTGAGAGAAGCAATATCAGCGGTAAGCTGAACAGGGAGCGTTCGCTCTCCCGTTTGTGTTTGGAGGCTGTAGAGAAATATTCAGAAGAATATCCCGAGGCAGAGAAAGAAATAACTGAAATACTTCACGAAATTGAGCGGGAGATTGTCAGAGATTTAATTCTCAATGAAAGAGTAAGGACCGATGGAAGAAAATTGGATGATATAAGAGATATTACTTGTGAAGTGGGTGTGATGCCTCAGACTCACGGAAGCGCTCTGTTTACCAGGGGAGAAACACAGAGCCTGGTTGCCGTAACGCTTGGAACTTCTCAGGATCAGCAGCGAGTCGACGCTATGAGAGGGGAATCATGGAAGAGGTTCCTTCTCCACTATAATTTCCCGCCGTACAGCGTGGGTGAAGTGGGGTTTTTCCGCGGTCCCGGCCGGCGCGAGATAGGTCACGGTTTGCTGGCTGAACGTTCATTGACTCCGGTGATTCCGTCTGAGGAAGATTTTCCATATACGATCAGAGTGGTATCCGACATTATGGAATCCAACGGCTCCAGTTCGATGGCAACTGTATGCGGAGGCACACTTGCCCTTATGGATGCGGGGGTTCCGATGAAGAAACCCCTCGCGGGAGTTGCCATGGGGCTTGTTATGGAAGGGGATAATTATGCTATCCTGACCGACATTCTCGGGCTTGAAGATCACCTCGGGGATATGGATTTCAAAGTAGTCGGATCTAAAGACGGGATAACGGCATTTCAAATGGACACGAAGATATCGGGCGTGTCGCGCGAAGTTATGGCTGAAGCCCTTGAACAAGCGCGCAAAGCAAGAGTCAGTATTCTTGATAAGATGCTGGAAGTAATCCCGGAACCGCGGGCTGATATCTCGCCCAAAGCTCCTAAGATAGTCCAGATACAGATCCCCGTTGATAAAATCAGAGAAATTATCGGCCCGGGAGGTAAAGTTATCAGACATATCCAGGAAGAATCAGGAGCGAAGGTTGATATTGATGACGATGGAACGGTTCAGATCGCGGCGGTAGATAAGGAATCAGGCGATAAAGCCCTTGAAATGGTTGAGAGAATAATCGAGGAACCGGAACTCAACAAGGTTTACAAAGGAGTCGTAAAGAGTGTCGTGAAATTCGGCGCCTTTGTGGAGGTTCTTCCCGGCAAAGACGGACTGCTTCATATTTCTGAAATCGCTAACGAACGTATAGGAAAGGTGGAGGACGTGCTGAATGTCGGAGATGAATTGGATGTTAAAATTATCGGTATCGACGATCAGGGGAAAATCAGGTTAAGCCGAAAAGTGCTTCTCTAG
- the dut gene encoding dUTP diphosphatase codes for MVLTGFSERIRLEEKQVISDLLAEVGVCYLPHHGGLPAPSRATEGAAGYDICAACAEDLSISPGDVRIVPSGFKLSVPRGYEAQVRPRSGLALNNRIGVLNSPGTIDSDYRGEVGVILYNFGSEEFVVKRGDRIAQFVICKLPNVSLVELDRLDATKRGEGGFGHTG; via the coding sequence GTGGTTCTAACGGGATTTTCTGAAAGGATAAGGTTGGAGGAAAAGCAGGTCATATCCGACTTACTCGCCGAGGTAGGTGTTTGCTATCTTCCTCATCACGGCGGACTCCCTGCCCCGTCCCGCGCGACCGAAGGGGCGGCCGGCTATGATATCTGCGCCGCCTGCGCTGAAGATCTTTCAATAAGTCCGGGAGATGTTAGAATAGTTCCCTCCGGATTCAAGCTTTCAGTCCCGCGCGGATATGAGGCTCAGGTGAGGCCCAGAAGCGGGCTGGCTCTAAATAACAGAATAGGTGTTCTTAACAGCCCCGGAACAATCGACAGTGATTACAGGGGAGAGGTGGGGGTTATTCTGTATAATTTCGGTTCTGAAGAGTTTGTTGTGAAGAGGGGAGACAGAATAGCACAGTTTGTCATTTGTAAACTGCCCAATGTCTCTCTTGTCGAACTGGACAGGCTCGATGCCACTAAGCGGGGTGAAGGCGGATTCGGCCATACCGGTTAG
- a CDS encoding tetratricopeptide repeat protein yields MKKRFWQRNITKSPAIISLCALLCIALCTSALGNSLDDIKDSGIKSYTNEELRVGAPALNLSSRLLYSEAMRTLKEGNRKEAKEKLLLAQDLSSDYAAPSYALARISLKQADFNFIIYLLSGLKKQSSSFYKRNLVLINLIITLTAAVGITLLIYLILLLVKYSSKINHKITEIYAGRFTFPPAKYIGPVIIAGLLLTRPGLAAYAFLLIIAVWSFSSNKEKGILISLIVLISISSFFSEKINNFVPGIDEYSVTRRLSLINEKGADRETISLIEEIDSPEFSAERNFALGTLMYRRGNLQIAKRYLRQSIEEENDFVEAFINLGNIYFKEGDYDKALNGYRNAVSIDSTNSVAQYNIGQTCIKNMRFSLSSSALTKASEFGIERYKRENPASDFADNEILGCGFKKSHLRRIAAREAKNRKLLLIDEIFRNWILLPFSILWLLFPMSVLAAIFIKKALPEEWEVFNCDNCDKPVCPKCAGTELGINLCPDCASMINGLSSVKVTEALLRRKRQKTIKRISSARWKRMLIFPGGTHIYTKKTFTGVLMIFVSSIALLSLIWNGFYFKDPRYEFTSPVLWKTIISLIILTITAIISTRAKKPGITRNYNILPPQTLGEHNEEEDKRNYGENNNSDEVGIKDSKEKEEFFSSFMDAL; encoded by the coding sequence TTGAAAAAGAGGTTCTGGCAGAGGAATATAACTAAATCCCCGGCGATTATTTCACTGTGCGCCCTGCTCTGTATTGCATTATGCACTTCAGCTCTGGGCAATTCACTTGACGACATAAAAGATTCCGGAATCAAAAGTTATACAAACGAGGAGCTGCGCGTGGGGGCGCCCGCGCTGAACTTAAGCTCCAGACTTTTATACAGCGAAGCGATGAGAACCCTGAAAGAGGGAAACCGGAAAGAGGCAAAAGAAAAACTGCTTCTAGCGCAGGATCTCTCAAGTGACTACGCCGCCCCTTCATACGCTCTTGCCCGCATCTCCCTGAAGCAGGCAGACTTCAATTTTATTATCTATCTTTTAAGTGGACTGAAGAAACAAAGTTCGTCTTTCTACAAGAGGAATCTGGTTCTGATAAATCTTATTATCACCCTTACAGCGGCTGTCGGTATAACTCTGCTGATTTATCTCATACTCCTGCTGGTAAAATACAGTTCAAAGATAAACCACAAAATCACTGAAATCTACGCGGGCAGATTTACTTTCCCCCCGGCAAAATACATAGGCCCTGTTATAATAGCGGGGCTGCTGCTTACTCGTCCCGGGCTTGCCGCCTACGCCTTTCTTCTTATTATCGCAGTATGGAGCTTCAGTTCAAATAAGGAAAAGGGGATATTGATATCACTCATCGTCTTAATATCCATTTCTTCTTTTTTCTCGGAAAAAATTAATAATTTTGTTCCGGGGATCGATGAATACAGCGTAACAAGACGACTATCTTTGATTAACGAAAAGGGAGCGGATAGAGAAACAATCAGTTTGATTGAGGAAATTGATTCGCCGGAATTTAGCGCCGAAAGAAATTTCGCTCTGGGAACTCTGATGTACAGAAGGGGAAATTTACAGATTGCAAAACGATATCTCAGACAGTCTATCGAGGAAGAAAACGATTTCGTTGAGGCTTTCATCAATCTCGGTAATATCTATTTCAAAGAGGGTGACTACGATAAAGCTTTGAACGGATACCGTAACGCCGTCTCCATAGACTCAACTAATTCTGTAGCACAGTACAATATCGGTCAGACCTGTATCAAAAATATGCGTTTCAGTCTTTCGAGTTCGGCGCTTACAAAAGCCAGTGAATTTGGTATCGAAAGATACAAAAGAGAAAACCCAGCTTCAGATTTTGCTGATAACGAGATTCTCGGGTGCGGCTTTAAAAAATCACATTTGCGCCGTATAGCCGCCCGCGAAGCTAAAAACCGAAAACTGCTCCTTATAGACGAAATCTTTAGAAACTGGATTCTACTGCCGTTTAGCATCCTCTGGCTGCTGTTTCCGATGAGCGTTTTGGCCGCGATCTTTATAAAAAAAGCCCTTCCCGAAGAATGGGAGGTATTTAATTGCGATAATTGTGATAAACCGGTCTGTCCGAAATGCGCGGGAACTGAACTGGGAATCAATTTATGCCCCGACTGCGCCAGCATGATAAATGGACTTTCAAGTGTAAAAGTCACTGAAGCGCTTCTTCGCCGCAAACGTCAGAAGACAATCAAAAGAATATCATCAGCCAGGTGGAAGAGGATGCTTATATTTCCCGGCGGAACACACATATACACTAAAAAGACTTTCACAGGTGTACTTATGATTTTCGTCAGCTCGATCGCGCTTCTTTCTCTAATCTGGAACGGTTTTTACTTTAAAGATCCGCGATATGAGTTCACCTCCCCCGTGCTCTGGAAAACGATAATATCTCTAATAATACTGACTATTACGGCCATTATCTCAACAAGGGCAAAGAAACCCGGAATAACCCGTAATTACAATATTCTTCCGCCGCAGACTCTCGGCGAACATAACGAAGAAGAAGACAAAAGGAATTACGGCGAGAATAACAACTCGGACGAAGTTGGAATAAAAGACTCAAAGGAGAAGGAAGAGTTCTTCAGTTCATTTATGGATGCTCTTTAG
- a CDS encoding cupin domain-containing protein — protein sequence MLKQIAVLITLLFILPATAALGSGPDDILNRYVKDFRRDVASEGLELSFGVKIKGLGIWTVQLGGEGEAFLKKGEPPEPSFLYLTDMETLRKMDREELGVITAMGRASASDPAPMDFEMMPGYSPPGDFMDFFTPFTFHFWTRGFPEMIKFGDKKNTRVVHGANVTAFYYQKGFRSAWYQIEKGQHINQRPEDQTNPFPTLLVFTSGEAEARIGDRYMKIKEGTSVMIPAGVAHEFWNNRDEDAEFIILMFGEGA from the coding sequence ATGCTTAAACAGATTGCCGTATTAATAACCTTGCTTTTCATCCTGCCCGCGACCGCTGCCTTGGGTTCGGGCCCGGATGATATATTGAACAGATATGTGAAGGATTTCCGCAGGGATGTGGCTTCGGAGGGGCTGGAACTGAGTTTCGGGGTTAAAATAAAAGGGCTTGGCATCTGGACGGTACAGCTGGGAGGCGAAGGGGAAGCATTCCTGAAGAAGGGGGAGCCGCCGGAGCCGTCCTTCCTATACCTGACCGATATGGAAACCCTGCGGAAAATGGACCGGGAAGAATTGGGTGTAATTACGGCGATGGGGAGGGCGTCCGCATCCGATCCCGCGCCAATGGATTTCGAGATGATGCCTGGATACTCTCCCCCCGGCGACTTTATGGATTTTTTCACCCCTTTCACCTTCCACTTCTGGACCAGAGGATTCCCTGAGATGATTAAGTTCGGAGATAAAAAAAACACCCGGGTAGTACACGGGGCCAATGTAACGGCTTTTTACTATCAGAAGGGGTTCCGCTCCGCATGGTACCAGATCGAGAAGGGCCAGCATATCAATCAGCGCCCGGAGGATCAGACAAATCCCTTCCCCACCCTGCTGGTCTTTACATCCGGCGAGGCGGAAGCAAGGATCGGAGACAGATACATGAAAATAAAGGAAGGGACCAGCGTTATGATCCCCGCCGGAGTAGCTCACGAGTTCTGGAACAACCGGGATGAAGATGCCGAATTTATTATACTTATGTTCGGGGAAGGGGCATGA
- a CDS encoding tetratricopeptide repeat protein: MKIKNYIIANTILRTTRKAFSSNSNTSSRPPTTAECKKACGCLFKIVLPFIYLVELLFAAAVPLFGISLIALTIAGQLLFYFSDKQKAKRASRKAHNKFEENDFHGALEFFKEAHRLDCSDYSTIRSLGYTYRLVEEYDDAIEMLQKYLSEYPDDHFALFLLGSCYYDTELFEKAIEVLQLIPESYEKNAKVLNLLGSSFYQLGKVDSALDTFNRAPLNQPIDSYDLKELHYNLGLIYNDLKEEEKALSQFKKVYARDINYRDVEALIESLE; the protein is encoded by the coding sequence TTGAAGATAAAAAACTACATTATAGCAAACACGATACTCCGAACAACTCGCAAAGCCTTTTCATCGAATTCCAATACATCCTCACGCCCTCCTACTACCGCCGAGTGTAAAAAAGCTTGCGGATGCTTGTTCAAAATTGTCTTGCCTTTTATCTACCTGGTTGAGCTGCTTTTCGCGGCAGCAGTCCCTCTATTTGGAATATCCCTGATTGCTCTTACAATAGCCGGCCAGCTTCTCTTCTACTTTTCAGATAAGCAGAAAGCGAAAAGAGCCAGCCGGAAAGCTCATAATAAATTTGAGGAAAACGATTTCCACGGAGCGCTCGAATTTTTCAAAGAAGCCCATCGTCTTGACTGCAGCGACTATTCTACAATTAGAAGTCTCGGATATACTTACCGCCTGGTTGAAGAGTATGATGATGCCATCGAAATGCTTCAGAAGTACTTATCAGAATATCCCGATGATCATTTTGCTCTCTTTCTGCTCGGAAGCTGTTATTACGACACTGAACTATTTGAGAAGGCCATAGAAGTGCTGCAGTTAATCCCTGAAAGTTATGAGAAAAATGCTAAAGTACTTAACCTTTTAGGGTCATCATTTTATCAGTTGGGTAAAGTGGATTCAGCGCTCGACACATTTAACAGGGCTCCTCTAAACCAGCCGATAGATAGCTATGATCTGAAAGAACTGCATTACAATCTCGGCCTGATCTATAATGATCTGAAGGAAGAGGAAAAGGCATTATCACAATTCAAAAAGGTTTACGCGCGGGACATCAATTACCGGGATGTTGAGGCGCTGATCGAATCCCTGGAATAA
- a CDS encoding DUF4388 domain-containing protein, producing MAFEGDVKDFGLSEILQLISVQQKSGMLLVKCKEKVAIFFREGEIISTRDRRDQTRDPLEEYLIRYGFLSESEIKSLKRIQAETKLDLTDILLSEKYYSEDELKKIFTDQIYETIQEVISWPKSHYKFISGNRLLQGVKSFISIRVDAILMESMRRIDEFAEFEKRFPSMEMTFKNISRPEHEFSELTKNEKLIYGMLHEEMKLSNLISRGRMPRFNTYEALKELLEKGMIEIGKVTTPETEELPPEEKEEKSSGKRFLPTSITILTLIICFFIGEFAVPRVLPPGWSFRNVKTEHNNGSKAAAGNYLAGNIEEIRTRQLEKKVRSALDEYTAEKKSYPLTLEILSIKGYISEEISARVKNAGFKYKPYKTGRSYTLRKN from the coding sequence ATGGCATTCGAAGGAGATGTAAAAGATTTTGGATTAAGCGAGATACTTCAGCTGATCTCAGTACAGCAGAAATCCGGGATGCTCCTTGTAAAATGTAAAGAAAAGGTCGCGATATTCTTTCGTGAAGGAGAGATTATATCCACTCGCGACCGCAGAGACCAGACAAGAGATCCACTCGAAGAATACCTCATAAGGTACGGGTTCCTTAGTGAAAGTGAAATAAAGAGCCTTAAACGGATCCAGGCTGAAACAAAACTCGACCTGACAGATATACTGCTGTCCGAAAAGTACTATTCAGAGGATGAACTGAAAAAAATCTTCACGGATCAGATATACGAAACTATCCAGGAAGTTATAAGCTGGCCGAAAAGTCACTACAAATTTATCTCGGGTAACAGACTCCTCCAGGGAGTAAAAAGTTTTATCAGCATCAGGGTTGATGCTATTCTTATGGAAAGTATGAGGAGGATAGACGAATTTGCTGAATTCGAGAAGAGATTTCCCTCAATGGAAATGACCTTCAAGAATATATCCAGACCGGAACATGAATTTTCAGAACTTACGAAAAACGAAAAGTTGATCTACGGAATGCTCCATGAAGAAATGAAACTCTCCAACCTTATTTCAAGGGGCAGGATGCCCCGTTTCAACACCTATGAAGCCTTAAAAGAACTCCTCGAAAAGGGTATGATTGAGATCGGTAAAGTAACAACCCCTGAGACAGAGGAGCTGCCGCCGGAAGAAAAAGAGGAGAAAAGTTCCGGAAAGCGGTTTTTACCAACTTCCATAACGATATTGACTCTTATCATCTGCTTTTTTATTGGAGAATTTGCCGTACCCCGCGTCCTTCCGCCCGGATGGTCATTCCGGAACGTTAAAACAGAACATAACAATGGTTCCAAAGCAGCCGCCGGAAATTACCTGGCGGGGAATATTGAAGAGATCAGAACACGGCAGCTTGAGAAGAAAGTCCGGTCAGCCCTCGACGAATACACCGCGGAAAAGAAATCTTATCCCTTAACTCTGGAGATTCTGTCAATAAAGGGTTATATTTCAGAGGAAATATCAGCCCGGGTAAAAAATGCTGGGTTCAAATACAAACCGTATAAAACCGGCCGGTCCTATACTCTGAGAAAAAACTGA
- a CDS encoding polysaccharide deacetylase family protein, producing the protein MSLFLLILSVLSFLVILSYLLWKTRWGLPPDDFPRVLAYHKVTDFELGGTWISPARFASQIDRLLDLGFSFLGEDDFLAVLEGRRTGNRKEILLTFDDGYREFLFNAAPILKKRNISALIFIITSYTGKYNDWELNLPWRRFKHLSWDEIKELSDMGFSFGSHAMSHRDLTGLSKEELRDELTFSKRILDKNTGEEIKCLSYPFGKVNSGVSEAARRAGYRAAFSICPPSLNSRIDPFALRREGVYVIDNIFSLKNKLSYGKLFWVEDLKGRFINGVSALTPLIKR; encoded by the coding sequence TTGTCCCTTTTTCTTTTGATACTTTCCGTTTTATCATTTTTAGTTATTCTCTCATATTTGCTCTGGAAAACCAGATGGGGACTGCCTCCCGATGATTTCCCGCGTGTTCTCGCCTATCATAAGGTTACAGACTTTGAACTTGGCGGGACATGGATATCCCCCGCCAGGTTTGCGTCCCAGATTGACAGATTGTTGGATCTGGGGTTTAGTTTTTTAGGTGAAGATGATTTCTTGGCGGTCCTTGAGGGTAGACGGACGGGAAATAGAAAAGAAATACTTTTAACCTTTGATGACGGCTACAGGGAATTCTTGTTCAACGCGGCGCCGATTCTTAAGAAACGGAATATAAGCGCTCTAATCTTTATTATTACCTCATATACGGGCAAGTACAACGATTGGGAGTTAAATCTTCCATGGCGCAGGTTCAAGCATTTAAGCTGGGATGAAATAAAGGAACTTTCTGATATGGGGTTCAGTTTTGGATCTCACGCAATGTCACACAGAGACTTAACCGGTTTAAGCAAAGAAGAGCTCAGGGATGAATTGACGTTTTCTAAGCGAATACTGGATAAAAACACCGGAGAAGAGATTAAATGCCTTTCATATCCTTTCGGCAAGGTGAATTCCGGAGTGAGTGAGGCGGCGCGCCGCGCGGGATACAGGGCGGCGTTTTCGATCTGTCCGCCGTCTTTAAATTCAAGAATTGACCCCTTCGCCCTTCGCCGTGAAGGTGTTTATGTGATAGATAATATTTTCAGTCTAAAAAACAAATTGTCATACGGAAAACTCTTCTGGGTGGAAGATTTAAAGGGTAGATTTATAAATGGCGTCTCCGCCCTTACACCGCTTATAAAGAGGTAG